Sequence from the Enoplosus armatus isolate fEnoArm2 unplaced genomic scaffold, fEnoArm2.hap1 Scaffold_95, whole genome shotgun sequence genome:
TTGTAACTTTGTTAagaaaagtgctatacaaataacGTTTATTGTCATTATAATATTATTGTACTCAGAACATCAAAATCTCAACTTTTCATTATAAATGTTTCAGTTGATTAATTAGAGAATTAGCATAAGTAAATTGTGctattacacaaaaacaatactTAATGGCTTAACAAGGCTTCATGTATATTATACTGAAATACATATCTGCCTAAAAATCATGCAAGAACAAGGCAAACCTTCTTTAATCCAGTGACGGATATTTGACATTCTAAGTGTTGTTTGAACAGTagaggagatgaaaaagaaaagtactgAAGTGTCTAAAGGTTTCAAACTGAACGAGTGTAACATTAACTGAAAGAAGCATAcgaccaaaaaagaaaaaagaccaaCTGTCTGGATAAtctttaaaagtatttttaaaaagtgcatatcagtgttgttgttcttcttttctAACTTCTGATGACTGAATCCAGCAGCAGGTCAACTGTCTGTCAGAAACGTCCTCTCCACATGTGCTCGGGGTTTGAACTGCTGCCGGGCAACGCTCACGTCCTCTTCTTGGTCTCCAGGGGAAGATAGACGGGTGGTGATTTCCTCGACAGCAGAGGGACGAGtttgtcaaacagcagcactgagcccATCATACCTGCAACAGCAAGAATGTACAAGAAGTGACGAAGAAGAGGAACaagcacattttcatatttaagaAGATTTGATTTGCTTTAACAACAACccctcataaaaaaaaactttcagcttgaaaatataaaacaatacatttcacaTCTTTGTAACATTTCACAGCATCATACAAATGTGACAGATTGTGAATGACTGAAGAGCATGGTATATTCCCTTTGTCAGTGTGTCCTTTGGCTAGTAcaactgatttattttctctatataaaccaaaaaaaagtgcattatgtccctctgaaatgtagtggagtagaagtattgtaaatactcaagtaaagtacctcaaaattgtactgcAGTACTTGAGCAACTTTCCACCCACAACATGAGGCCAGATTTACCTCTGTATTTATGAAATGTAGGGAGGTATTTGATGAGCTTGTTTCAGCCGCcatcagagagagggacagtgtgtttgtctttgtgcatgAAACAAATGAGTCATGAGAATTGAACATTTAAGCAGCTTATCAGATTTGTGTGAAGACTTTCAACACAACAGCTGACCgacagaaacagacagtgacacacactaaaacactaaCTATCTTCATATCTCCAGAgatagttagttagtttataGTTAGATAAAAAGACAGGGgttattctgcataatgaatacttttacttttgatactttaagtcaATTTTGTTGTTGATACTTATGTACTTTAACTTTCTGATTTTCCTTCTAATGGTGTAGTACTACCACTTCGACCtaaataaatgatctgaatacttcttccactgctgtgtcatacctgatgtgtttttgtgtgtttttttgttaatattGTAAGGATGAAAACATGCTTCTATATGTACCTTTTTAGGTTGGctaggttgtttttgttttgtcttcttttgtgcgctttgtgtttcttttttctgtacTGATGTTGATGTAAAGCACTCTGTAACCTGTGTTTaaaaaggtgctatataaataatgtCTTACCTACTTACTTTAACTTTTTAAGACAATTTAATACCAGATAGAAAGCAATTTAACACCTTTTTCATGGTCATACCGCCCAAAGTATGAAAGATATCAATGAAAACCAGTAGTGATGATCAGGCCGAACATTTTTTACCAAGTCCATgaatttattaacatttatattttacatttttttcagttcttCCCAGCAGTATACAATAATTCCTAATAATATCATTAATGAATCACTAAACACAACCTGGATCTggataagcagcagaaaatgaatggatggatggattaaccaaTTAACTGATAatataaggttttttttttaactcattttaTAACTAATGTTACTCCCTACAGCAGACTATAGAAAATATTTAAGACctttgtaaattaaatgtaagaatTTTTAATACCTTTGAtaccctttttttattttaggaaactgaaataaatactttttaagaCTCTTTAACATCTGCAGTGTTGTCAGTGGGTCTTACCCAGCAGCGGGCCCAGCCAGTAGACCAGACAATACTCCAGGAAGGAGTTTCCACTGCAGGGGAACTGGGTGGAGAAGGCCAGCGCAGGGTTAAACACAGCTCCTGTCACACTgccacctggacacacacacacacacacacacacacacacacatttgttgaGTTCACTTATAAATTGTCAGTGTTGACCCATCAACATTCAGCATAGCTCATTCATTTAATCATCATGTCCAAAAAAGACTAATGACAGATTTATAACAGTTGAAAGAGCTCTGATCTATCAGATTGTTGATAAGCTTGAAGGTATTCAAATGTTAGAGGAAGGTTTTTATGTTGGAATACAGGtgagtaaaaatatatatgtggtTGTACAGCTCAGGAAATCATCACGACTGCACTCAGTTAGTCCTCAGATTTCTGAGAAGGAAGATGTCTTTGAGATTTCTTCACACAAGGTAAACGGTGCAGATCAGGCTCTCCTCCGGGTGGTGACCAGTCTTTAGTTCACATGTAttggtttgtttattgtgaGTGTATCTGCGGGACTGTGGCCATGCCAATGATATGAAAGCACAGTTATTCACATGACGTAAATAGAGTCATGACATACCTGCATAAACCACTGTTGCGATGACCGCAGCTACCGCGTGCACGCGGTATTTCTCCTCCACTGATCGCGTGTGCGTAATAGCAGTCTGAACCGCGAAGGCACACGCGAGCTCCACGGCGGCGGCCTTGGGCAGCGGCGCGTGAATGGGGCTGATGCATCGGTAACCGAGCAGCTTATGCCGCATGTGCAGTCCCGACAAACCGATACCCCAAATCACCGGCACCGCGGCTCGTGCTGCAGCAGCCGCAGCGAACTGGCACGCAATCCGCCGGAGGGCGCATCCGCCTGAGAACCTCGCGTGGTAAGCGTGCTCGAGCGCGCCGGAGGGGTTGCCGATGGCCCCGCTGAAGGTGAGCCCGTGGACCACGGACGCCAGGTACGTCAAGGTGAGCGCGAGTCGAGGCTCGATCCCGCCCACCTCTGACAGCAACTTTAGCTCGTGCgtgcagcagcacagctggaaGGTGGACACCAGCTCCACCGCGTACACAGAGAGCCCGGTGGCCCCGAGGGCCCTGGTCAACAACCTGCGGGTCGCATCGCTCAGTGCCACAATCCCCGcgagcacagacagagacaccaCCACGTCTGCAGTCATGTTTGCGGCTGGTCTGTGCTCTCTGTCAGGGATCGTCTGCGCCTTCAGCCGCCGATGTCTCCTCCCCGGactctggtctctctctctgtcgctaAAATCTCGCTCTCCTCTGGCGGTTGGAAGCCTCGGCTGTGccgggctgctgctgctactctGTCCCGGAGGATGCGGGCTCCAAACAGGAGCAAATGAGCTTCAGTCCCGGTAGCTCACATGGTGCGGAAGTGGCTGAGCTCCgcagttttcctcctcctccctctcctctcctgctgatATTGCTGCTCCTCGACTGTCTCGTTTTTCTCCCTTtgcccctcttctcctcccctcactcctctatcctcctcctctcagattTCTTGTCCTACCTCTCCCAAAGCACCCATCTTtcccctttcttctccctctctgcatgtACTCTTCAGTCTTCACCTGGTTTACACTGAACTCGTGTTAAAGAAGCCATATAAGCCAAGCCATATTTCCCTCAAGCCGTTAAATCATATTTGTcctattatttttatatttgtgctGTATTGTTGCAGCCATCTCCTCCTCATGTTTTCCCTGTTGGGGTCCTCTGTAGGTTTACTGTGGACAGGGGGCATGTAAGTAGCCCACAGTTGTGCACATTAGCCTGGGTTAGCCCATCCAAGGTCCACAGCTTTTTTCCCCTATTTATGTTTCCCTTGTGTGGCTTTTCTGCAGGCCCAACTGTGAGGCCTGATGCAGATTTAGCCCAAGCAGAGCCCACAACTTGCGTGGGGCTTATATTGGGCCAGTGTTGTGTACATTGACATGATTCTTTAAATTGGTTATTGTGTTTCAGTATCTGGACAAAtagtgtaaaaatacaaaatactgttGAGCAGCAGACAAGTCTGTCAAATGAGCTCAAACTGGTCCAACCTGAAAACTAGTATGTGAAACATTGACTGGTCTGTGGATGCTGTCATGGAATTAAATCATTTAAGAATACCTTTTTGTATGTTTAGATGATTGACAAGAGATGCATGTCATGTATCTGATTTTGTCCTTAGCATCATTTTTCCCAATCATATCCGCAAACCCCATTAAATTAGAACCCCAATGTGAACACAAGATGCTTCCAGAttaaggaaaaaataaacacactcagacagacagtttcCCTATATCAtagaaaacattgtttgatGTAGTGGCTTTCTAACTATTTTACTCATCAGGATTGCTCTGTATCCTCTTAGTTAAAGTGTGTTGGCCtacattgtgtttttggatCCCTGTCCTCACGAGATGGATATTAAGGTCAAAATGTTGACTGTTcagttaaaataaaagtttgagaGCTATAGTCCATTTTACTGAtatcctcttttccttttctgtaaCCTTTATTCAGTGCAGTTGGAGAACTACATTACTTACAGGCTACATGTGTGCCCTGTCTacaaaaattaataaaatcagCATGGAATAATACTGAgtaatgaaatacagtaaaatacaatccTTTAGTTGATTTCGAAATACAATTGAAGATGTTCTACAcaagaaattaaatataaaaaaaacaatagacagTAAAGTGTGTGGACCAAGTATATATCAGATGATCACATCACTTAACCAGAAACACTGTTACTCAATGATATTTCTCATTTCTGATCTTGTTCCAGATAAATAATTGATTCACATTTCCAGTCTGTTCAGAACAACTTTAATTAATTTGTGGATGATGGAATTAATCCGATCTTAAAAGTAATACAAGATACATTTTATATACCAAGAGACATGTTGCTTATAATaatcaaaatcagaaatcaACAATCACAACAGTAAAAACGCTATCGtttatttttaacctttattaTAGAGACAATTGGGCAGTCTGATTGACTTGGGTATGAGAACCCTttttagaaaaggaaaaaaagccaGTTACATATTTCAGAGAATTAGTGTACTCTGTTGGccaacaatacacacacacacacccatgttttatgtatttcttgGCTTTGTCTTCCAGTGTTAGGCAGCTCGGCCCACGCTGAAGAGTCTATGGAGTTCTTCACTCTCACCACTAGATGTCGCTGTCTCATTATTATTCACCTCATTTAGTACTGTATCTGTTTTTCTGGTTTATTGAATAGTGTAGGAATAAAATGGAATATATGTAAAACTATAAAGtgaaacagaatataaaatgtGATACTGAGGGATGAGAACCAGTCATGGGCAGGTTGGAACAGAATGTAGAGAGGTAAtgcacagaaatatatatactgtaaacagCTTAACATTAAACTTAGCAGAATAAGGTTAAGTGTACCAGTGCAGTGCAAGTAAAGTAACAGTAATGAGCTTAAGATTTCAGCAATCTTATGGCTTGAGGGATGAAGCTGTCCCTGAGCCTGGTGGTGCAGGACCAGATGCTGAAGAACAGTTTGTGGCTTGGGTGAATGGGGTCTCTTCTTCCCACACTGCTGGGTGTAGAGGTCCTCCGTGGGTGGCAGCTCCGTCCTGGTGAATTGCTGTGCAGTTTTCACCACCCTCTGTAGATCCTTACGGTTGAAGAGTGCAACTGCCATACCATGTGGTATGGTGTGGTGAGTCCAGGTCAGGTCCTCTGTGATGTGAACCCCAGAGGAACCTGAAGCTGCTGactcaaaaatgtgttatgTATACATGTAATGTTTTGCCCCTTATCGTTGAACAAGTGTAAATTACGATGTGGAGAAGATACCATGCTGAACAGAATGACAGACTGGGATGCATCACAAATCCTGTGGTGCTGCAGAATATATTGGaaggcactttttttttcatgcacatTTTGCATGATCGCCAGTTaaagtaattttgtttttttctaagaTCTTCAAAGATATGGTGCAATTATAAACACATGACAGTGTCACTGGTACAAAAATAGCTACATGCAAAGCCCAAACACAAGCGCTGTTTACAGATAGTTATATTAAGGAAATGTGTGGTTTTGACCTTCCTCAACTGGAGACATTGGTGACACTGACAGTTTATTGTTTGATGGACTGTAGTGAGTCACAGCTGCGGGATATTCCAGTTTGTCTGTTTCCCTAATGATTTACACGTCACATGAAAACCAATATTGGTTAATcttgtataatgtgtaatatatTCATTTGAGATGGATTTTAACAACAAAAGGAAGCTGAACATAATATTCTATTAGATATTAATTGTATATATTTCGATATTTGTTCAATATATGTAGATTgaatcataattattattattgctattggttgattttgtcatatttttctCTACCCCTCAAAAGTATCTTTTCCCTGATCTGTGTCTTAAAATCTATCATATTTAATGTTAAGTGCTCTTTATGAATTCTATCCCATATACATTCCTACTTCTTTCTACCTCTTCATCCACTAGCAGAGTTACACTTGAATGCAACGCCCTTAGCCATGGCTCGGAGGGAGCTTGAATGTCGGACTTTTCTCCAGGTATTATGAACGCATCGTCGCTCGCTCTCGACCGACGAGCTGCGGCCCACCCCGGGCTTTAAGCGGACATCCGCACCAGCCAATCGGTGGCGGGTAGTGCTGAAATTAACCAATGGCGTATCCGGAGCGGCGTGTAAGTGGGCGggtgtttctgtgcagcaggCTTCTCCGTGCCTCGCTAACAATAGCCTGGGATCGGCaagtttactgttaaaaaacCAACCAGGAGGGCGACAGAGCGGAGCTGAGCTGAGCCGTGAGGAGAGCAGAGTTTGCCGAATACATGAGACGGTGTGTCCCGGTGTCGGAAATTATCACCCAACATTCTGGGATTTACATTTGCAACCAGACAAGTGGTGAGTGAGCCTTTCAACTTTATTTCTAAACCTTAAATTTGGCCCTTCATCTCCATTCTCAGCCAGGCATGGTGCGTTGTGAATTAGGGGCTCATTTGCCTGTGAATAGGAAGGGGTTAATGGTTACTGTAGGCTGAGATCGCACTATTATTCCTTTATTCTTGATCTACATCCACGTATTGACGCCCCGGACCCCGCAGGCCCATCAACCCGCACACAGCGGACTTGAAGTCAGCCACGACGAGGTTATTACAGTCTGAGGTGGACtgtgtgattatttttttattacaccGGTTTCCTCCCAGTTTACTGTCTGGCTGTGATAACATGGGAGTTTCTTTCTGGCGAACTGATGGCAGGGCGAGTatcgaatgaatgaatgaatgaatgaatgaatgaatgaaatcctTCCACTTTTCCTGGATCTCAAATCTCTGACATCTACCTCAAAGGATACATCTGACATGATTCATCAGAAAGTCCATGCGGTGCCCAAAGCCTTTTTGCTGTAGCCCAAGAATAGACAGAtacactgctctgctctcactgtAACGCCCTCAAATCCCTGAAATTATTCAGATTTTAAGTGTATTCTTGAGCTCTTATCTGGTGTAATAAGTTTGAATTAGACAAGTAATCAAGGTTTGATCTTTTTCGCAAGCAGACAGAGCAGTTAGGGATCACAAATCCACTCATATCTCGTAAATCATCTGCGTAATAATTTTAATATATTACTGTACGTGTCTGCAGTTCTCTGTGGTGACTTTACTGTGACCACATTCCTGCAGATTCACATCACCTGCTGTATCTTTAATAGCTGTAAACTTTCCTCTAGTTTTCTATGATACATGCACAGTAACCTTTCTGAAATGCACTGGGGCTGTTGTTTCCACATGGCTCAGCAGAAATCAGTGCACTTCTCTTGATCCTGGATCTTGGAGTCCAGTTTCAATTTTGGGGTTTTTTAGTGGCTTAGGCGAGTCAGACAGTGTGTATATCTGCTGCAACTTATTGatcacagacaggcagacaggggTGCTCTAACTctcatttggcatttttatcAGCGTTAGGAGTTAGTTCCCTCCTCATTACTGCCTACTGACACTTCAAACAGCCCCATTCTTGGACTCAGCTAGATAAATAAACTCATTTCTTTGCCTCTCTGTATTTCTGACAGTACAGCCTTTCTCCGGCTGAGTTGGGCTGACGTTGCCCGTTGCTCCCTGTTATAAAAAGTTCCCCATTCATCTGAGTGACCTGGATAATGAGAAGCTGATTAAGAGTGTTGGTGGTTCCCTCCTGAGCTGTTTGCCCCTCAggcagacaaaataaatatatatattcttaatGATGATATAATATCATCTTCCCTGGTGTGCTTGATGTTTTTTAACTATTGAGTTTCACACCTGTATGATGGGAGATGAAAGTGGAGAGAGGGGATTATTTCCAGTCGGTTCAATGACTGTGATATTTATTGGCTTGAGAGTTCCTGCACCTCGGTTTGAAAACCTCTGTAGGTTACATGTGAGGGAATAGTTTAACTATTAGGGATGATTAATTCATACACAAACTAGGACCCCGACTCAAACTACAGTCCTCAGATTTGAAGAGTTTGTAAAATGAGCGTATAGtagaatatttcatttattaattttatttaatctttgaTGGTTCTCACGGATAAATTAATTATAATGATGTAGGTTCAAAGTGTAATTTCCAAGATAGTCctgcataaaatggaaagttGAATCCTGATATTAGACCATATGTTAGACCTTCAATTAGTCGATTGAGAAAATTAACTGGCAACTATTatgctaattgattaattatcGTTATTTTTTTGGTCTAATTTCATTGTAAACCAAATATCTTTTAAGTTTGGAccgttggtcagacaaaataagacgTTTGAAGATGTTAGAAattttggaaattgtgatggaccCTTTTTTActatcttctgacattttataggccaAACGATTAATCCAGAAAATAATCTGATTAATcgaaaatggaaataatcattagttacacTCCTACTTTCAATTTGCTTTTAAGAAGCTTTTGAATtaggaaaaaatatattgtcTACAATAAATGTGATGTAGTGTTGTAGTGTATGCTTTCTTGCTTCAACTGAAATTTTCAAACCCAGGACAAATTTTTTATGACTGCAGAATtgcatcatttttaaatattgtta
This genomic interval carries:
- the LOC139307349 gene encoding aquaporin-11-like, translated to MTADVVVSLSVLAGIVALSDATRRLLTRALGATGLSVYAVELVSTFQLCCCTHELKLLSEVGGIEPRLALTLTYLASVVHGLTFSGAIGNPSGALEHAYHARFSGGCALRRIACQFAAAAAARAAVPVIWGIGLSGLHMRHKLLGYRCISPIHAPLPKAAAVELACAFAVQTAITHTRSVEEKYRVHAVAAVIATVVYAGGSVTGAVFNPALAFSTQFPCSGNSFLEYCLVYWLGPLLGMMGSVLLFDKLVPLLSRKSPPVYLPLETKKRT